The stretch of DNA CACATTATTTATTTTACTTTCTTCATTCATGATTATTTCTGCTCAAAACAATGATGCCCTAATAAAGGAAGGAGTTAAAAGTGACAGCCTGTTCTGGGTTGCTTATAACAAATGCAATGTTAACGAAATGATGCGCTTTATTCCTAATGATGTTGAATTTTATCACGATAAAGGAGGAATAACAAAAGGAGGTTCTGACTTAAAAATTACCTTTCAGAAAAATTTATGTGGTAATGAAAATTTCCGACTGAGACGAGAAGCAATTGACACAACCGTGCGGGTTTTTCCTATGAAAAAAGACAACAAACTGTATGGCCTGATCATTTCTGGTGATCATTACTTTTATATCAATGAAACAGGCAAAAAAGAATTTCGTGATGGCTTGGCTAAATTCACAGATCTTTGGACATTGGAAAACGGAGAATGGAAAATGTCAAGAGTTTTAAGCTATGACCACGGCCCTGCACCCTACCTTAACGAAAGAAAAGAAATAAAGCTAAATCCCGGTAGTACAAAAATCTACCATGGAAAATACAATAGTATAAAAAACGGAGTGATCACCATTGAACCTAAAGATTCTGTCTTACATCTAGTTGCCGGAGGAAAAACAATGATCATCTACCCGGAAACCCAAAATAAATTTTTCATGAAAGAAAAAGACCTGGTTTTTGAGTTTATAAAAGAGAAAAATAAGGTTACAAAAATGAAAGTGTATGAAAACGGTAACCTGATTGAAGAAAACCAGGCTATAGAATAATAAAAAGACCTTCCAATCGGAAGGCCTTTTTTGAATATCTTATTGATTTTCGAGCTTATGAACTTTCTTCGTTCCTTCATACATCTCATATTGCAGGAATCTCGTCTCTAGTTTTCCATTGAAAAGTTTAATCTTTCTCGATGGGCGAAGACCTATTTTCTTAACCGCTTCAAGGTCTGAAGAAATCAACCAGGCCAATGTATTAGGATAATTCGTTTTAAAGGTATCCCCTATTTTCTTATAAAAATCATCGTCATTGATCGAAATCCTTTCATCATAAGGAGGATTGAAGACCATCAACAATGGGAAAAGTTCTTTTTTAGAATCAAAGAAGTTTTGTCTTTTCACTTCAATAACATCTTCCATCTCTGCTGCTTCAATATTCACGCTTGCTGCATTCAGCATTCTTCCGTCAATATCATACCCTACGATTTTCCCTTGAAACTCTTTAATTCTGTTTACTCTAAATTCTTTGATTTTGTTAAACAAGTCTGCATCATAATTATTCCAGTTTTGAAAAGCAAATCTCTTTCTGTAAAGCTGTGCCGGAAGATCCATAGCGATCATGGCTGCTTCTATTAAAAGTGTTCCTGAACCACACATTGGATCAAGGAAATTTCCTTTTCCATCCCATCCTGCCAGCTGAAGCATTCCGCTTGCCAGAACCTCATTAATCGGAGCTTCTCCCTGCTCTTTTCTGTATCCTCTTTTAAATAAAGGGTCACCTGAAGAATCCAAAGAAATGGTTACCAGCTCTCTGTCGATATGCAAGTGGAATTTAATATCCGGACTTTTAGGCTCCACATTAGGACGTCTTTTAAACTTCTCCTGAAAATAATCTACAATAGCATCTTTCATTTTCAATGTAACAAATTGGGAATGTTTAAATGTCTCAGAGTTTACTGTTGCATCAATAGCAAATGACTGATCAACATCCATGTATTGCTCCCACTCCATTTTATATAGCTTGTCATAAA from Chryseobacterium piperi encodes:
- a CDS encoding nuclear transport factor 2 family protein, whose protein sequence is MKKYTFTLFILLSSFMIISAQNNDALIKEGVKSDSLFWVAYNKCNVNEMMRFIPNDVEFYHDKGGITKGGSDLKITFQKNLCGNENFRLRREAIDTTVRVFPMKKDNKLYGLIISGDHYFYINETGKKEFRDGLAKFTDLWTLENGEWKMSRVLSYDHGPAPYLNERKEIKLNPGSTKIYHGKYNSIKNGVITIEPKDSVLHLVAGGKTMIIYPETQNKFFMKEKDLVFEFIKEKNKVTKMKVYENGNLIEENQAIE
- a CDS encoding THUMP domain-containing class I SAM-dependent RNA methyltransferase, whose translation is MDTENIKIQIKTFFGLEQVLAEEIKKLGGRNVEVKNRAVNCEGDLGFLYKINYSARTALKILVPVFEFKAFNQHQFYDKLYKMEWEQYMDVDQSFAIDATVNSETFKHSQFVTLKMKDAIVDYFQEKFKRRPNVEPKSPDIKFHLHIDRELVTISLDSSGDPLFKRGYRKEQGEAPINEVLASGMLQLAGWDGKGNFLDPMCGSGTLLIEAAMIAMDLPAQLYRKRFAFQNWNNYDADLFNKIKEFRVNRIKEFQGKIVGYDIDGRMLNAASVNIEAAEMEDVIEVKRQNFFDSKKELFPLLMVFNPPYDERISINDDDFYKKIGDTFKTNYPNTLAWLISSDLEAVKKIGLRPSRKIKLFNGKLETRFLQYEMYEGTKKVHKLENQ